The following are encoded together in the Flammeovirga agarivorans genome:
- a CDS encoding TonB-dependent receptor has protein sequence MKTILRFNLLLLFVSTSVFSNTIKVKGHITCGNEHIPFANVSINDGQKGVYSDDHGHFLIELEEGKTYTFLISVVGYKDMIKEFKPTRSNHDIHFNLSKDYLELNEVIVSSSRRSQSRQETSSVVNVVGSDFLIKNNFKVVAEGLNYIPGTRVESTCGNCGSSQLRLNGLEGPYTQILIDSRPLFNGLVGVYGLEQIPVAMIDQIEVVRGGGSVLYGANAIGGTVNIITKSPQFNSYEVGTNFGTIDGKSHDYSAYFNTSLVSKNDKTSSYIYGSYRNRDAWNANPNDIYYRLDEDGNTIGEPIKDDFSELTAMKTLSLGTKVYHQFSEYNKVSMDVKYTHDKRRGGNKLDQPKEEADITEAIDMHIGTAMLNHDWYSKSNKLHLNNYFSGQYVHRDSYYGAHQQKDGFGLTTGKTIVAGSQLNINLGNVLNGRSYFVTGVEYINDQINDKKLSYFDEELGKVTDDATVSDQISNTYAVFAQNEWMSNRWSVLIGARWDFVDIVDNQNQQNNKSVNSINPRINLKYKLNDNMQLRGGFATGFRAPQMFSEDLHIEVTSGQGVRTQLDPNLKPESSISYNLAWDFDKTFGHVQTYFLIEGFYTKIKDRFDNQYDYLEDGTLILFKRNSTSDAVVQGVNLEGRIAPNEKLSFQAAYTVQTSMYEEENQWGDEETSTSKHILRTPNQYGSLSADYNITSQWSVSMTGVYTGSMYVPYLPGGFIDGELTTDEELIDTEQFFDMGIKVSYLTKLSKSANIQIGAGVKNIFNQMQSTFVSGIDKDAAFVYGPITPRMFYIDLRIGNLLN, from the coding sequence TTGAAAACTATCTTAAGATTCAATCTGTTACTACTATTTGTAAGCACTTCTGTATTTAGTAATACCATTAAGGTAAAAGGGCATATTACATGTGGAAATGAGCATATACCTTTTGCCAATGTTTCTATTAATGATGGACAGAAAGGTGTTTATTCAGATGATCATGGACATTTCCTTATTGAGCTAGAGGAAGGAAAAACGTATACTTTTTTAATCTCTGTAGTAGGGTATAAAGACATGATTAAGGAGTTTAAACCCACTCGAAGCAATCATGATATCCATTTTAATCTATCCAAAGACTATTTAGAACTTAATGAAGTGATCGTATCGAGTAGTAGAAGATCACAAAGCAGACAAGAAACCTCAAGTGTTGTAAATGTTGTTGGAAGTGATTTTCTCATTAAAAATAACTTTAAAGTTGTAGCAGAAGGATTAAACTACATTCCAGGTACAAGAGTAGAAAGTACTTGTGGAAATTGTGGCTCATCTCAACTTAGACTAAATGGTTTAGAAGGCCCTTATACCCAAATCCTTATTGACAGTAGACCATTATTTAATGGTTTAGTAGGTGTTTATGGTTTAGAACAGATACCTGTAGCAATGATCGATCAAATAGAAGTTGTTCGTGGTGGGGGATCCGTACTTTATGGAGCTAACGCAATAGGTGGTACGGTTAATATTATCACAAAATCTCCTCAATTTAATTCTTATGAGGTGGGGACAAATTTTGGGACAATAGATGGTAAATCACATGATTATAGTGCTTATTTCAACACTTCGTTAGTCTCTAAGAATGATAAAACATCTAGCTATATCTATGGATCTTATAGAAATAGAGATGCTTGGAATGCTAACCCGAATGATATTTATTATCGATTAGATGAGGATGGAAATACAATTGGTGAGCCAATAAAAGATGACTTTTCAGAATTAACAGCAATGAAAACACTTTCATTAGGGACTAAAGTATATCATCAATTTTCAGAGTATAACAAAGTATCCATGGATGTAAAATATACTCATGATAAAAGAAGAGGAGGTAATAAGTTAGATCAACCAAAAGAAGAGGCTGATATTACTGAAGCTATCGACATGCATATTGGTACTGCGATGCTAAATCATGATTGGTATAGTAAGTCAAATAAACTTCATCTGAATAACTATTTTAGTGGACAATATGTACACAGAGATAGCTATTATGGTGCACATCAGCAAAAAGATGGATTTGGTTTGACAACTGGGAAGACGATAGTAGCCGGATCTCAGTTGAATATTAATCTTGGTAATGTCTTGAATGGGAGATCCTATTTTGTAACAGGAGTTGAGTACATCAATGACCAAATTAATGATAAGAAGCTGTCTTATTTTGATGAAGAATTAGGGAAGGTAACGGATGATGCTACAGTTTCGGATCAGATATCAAATACTTATGCTGTGTTTGCACAAAATGAATGGATGAGCAACCGATGGTCTGTATTGATAGGTGCTCGTTGGGACTTTGTTGATATAGTTGATAATCAAAACCAACAAAATAATAAAAGTGTAAATTCTATTAACCCAAGGATAAATTTAAAATACAAACTGAATGATAATATGCAGTTGAGAGGAGGATTTGCTACAGGGTTTAGAGCCCCTCAAATGTTCTCTGAAGACTTGCATATTGAAGTAACAAGTGGTCAAGGAGTACGAACACAGTTGGATCCTAACCTGAAACCAGAGTCTTCTATTTCATATAACTTAGCTTGGGATTTTGATAAGACTTTTGGTCATGTTCAGACTTACTTTTTGATAGAAGGTTTTTACACAAAAATAAAGGATCGATTTGATAACCAATATGATTATTTGGAAGATGGAACACTGATTCTCTTCAAAAGAAATTCAACATCAGATGCAGTGGTTCAAGGGGTAAACCTTGAAGGTAGAATTGCTCCTAATGAAAAATTATCTTTTCAAGCAGCTTATACTGTTCAAACCTCTATGTATGAAGAGGAGAATCAATGGGGTGATGAAGAAACTAGTACTTCAAAACATATTTTGAGAACACCGAATCAATATGGGTCACTAAGTGCAGATTATAATATTACAAGTCAATGGTCAGTTTCAATGACTGGTGTTTATACAGGTAGTATGTACGTACCTTATCTTCCTGGCGGGTTTATCGATGGGGAGCTGACAACTGATGAAGAACTTATAGATACTGAACAATTTTTCGATATGGGGATAAAGGTTTCTTATTTAACAAAGTTATCGAAATCAGCTAATATACAGATTGGAGCTGGAGTAAAGAATATATTTAATCAAATGCAGTCTACATTTGTAAGTGGTATCGATAAGGATGCTGCATTTGTATATGGCCCAATTACTCCAAGAATGTTTTACATTGATTTAAGAATTGGAAACTTATTAAATTAA
- a CDS encoding SDR family oxidoreductase produces MNILITGAGSGLGRVTTEALLKSGYNVIASMRDSKSKGIQIVKELEAFSKQTKGTLFIIELDVTSTTSVNLAISQIESEIGQIDVLINNAGIGGTGWTEAFPEEQYKQIFDVNVFGVQRMMRGVLPSMRERKEGLIINISSIQGRVVFPYSGIYTASKFALEGLTESYHYELAPLGIDIILLQPGGFKTSFESKQSGPYDRDRLLEYGELKNAPNDIWGNPGEEKDFLPSPQLIPEAIMDLIEMEKGKRPLRTTVDPLLKGIGTVAINKECLSAQKELSDYLEWDIKV; encoded by the coding sequence ATGAATATTTTAATAACTGGAGCAGGAAGTGGTTTAGGTAGAGTTACTACAGAGGCTCTTTTAAAGAGTGGTTACAATGTGATTGCTTCGATGAGAGACTCCAAATCAAAAGGAATTCAGATAGTTAAAGAACTAGAGGCATTTTCCAAACAGACAAAAGGTACTTTATTTATTATTGAATTAGATGTTACTAGCACTACTTCTGTCAATCTCGCAATTTCCCAAATTGAAAGTGAGATAGGTCAAATTGACGTATTGATAAATAACGCAGGAATTGGTGGTACAGGATGGACTGAGGCTTTTCCCGAAGAACAATACAAACAAATTTTTGATGTAAATGTATTTGGTGTACAGAGAATGATGAGAGGCGTACTCCCCAGTATGAGAGAAAGAAAAGAAGGGTTGATTATCAATATTTCTAGCATTCAAGGACGAGTTGTATTCCCTTATTCAGGAATTTACACTGCTTCTAAGTTTGCCCTTGAAGGATTAACAGAAAGCTATCATTATGAATTGGCTCCTTTAGGTATCGATATTATCCTATTACAACCTGGAGGATTTAAAACCAGTTTCGAATCAAAACAAAGTGGTCCCTATGATAGGGATCGCCTTTTAGAATATGGAGAACTAAAAAATGCTCCCAACGATATCTGGGGAAACCCAGGTGAAGAGAAAGACTTTTTACCAAGTCCACAACTTATCCCTGAGGCGATTATGGATTTGATTGAAATGGAAAAAGGCAAAAGACCCTTGAGAACAACAGTTGATCCATTATTAAAAGGTATTGGAACAGTAGCAATCAACAAGGAGTGTTTATCAGCTCAAAAGGAACTTTCCGATTACCTAGAATGGGATATTAAAGTATAA
- a CDS encoding OmpH family outer membrane protein, with protein MKLRILFASLFAVMLMGLSTEGTAQTKIFAYADLDSVVRSIPEFETKMKELESYQNQLYASMQQQQQEFQTKYADFQQNQQNWLPEIIQQKTQELQLLQRNLQEFQQNAQQNLQKRQFEAFTPLQDRARAALAEVAKAKGYQYVIPLDMLLYNDGADDITASVIEKVK; from the coding sequence ATGAAATTAAGAATTTTATTCGCATCACTTTTCGCTGTGATGTTAATGGGTTTATCTACTGAGGGTACTGCTCAAACAAAAATATTTGCTTACGCTGACCTTGATAGCGTAGTACGTTCAATTCCCGAATTTGAAACAAAAATGAAAGAATTGGAAAGCTACCAAAATCAGTTGTATGCTTCAATGCAACAACAACAGCAAGAGTTCCAAACAAAATATGCTGATTTCCAACAAAACCAACAAAACTGGTTACCAGAAATTATTCAGCAAAAAACACAAGAGTTACAGTTGTTACAAAGAAACTTACAAGAGTTTCAACAAAACGCTCAACAAAACTTACAGAAGCGTCAATTCGAAGCTTTCACTCCACTTCAAGACAGAGCTAGAGCAGCTCTTGCAGAAGTAGCAAAAGCCAAAGGTTACCAATATGTAATTCCATTAGATATGTTATTATATAACGATGGTGCTGACGATATTACTGCTTCAGTAATTGAAAAAGTAAAATAG
- a CDS encoding OmpH family outer membrane protein, translating into MKKILFAIWSLMMLSSVAMAQQKVAYINEDSVITSMQEFKTQQKIIESYAKQFQTQIEMKQKSMQEKYQTLMQGQQTMSPQQLEEGQKELQELQLEVEQLQQRAQEGIAKKQNEAMAPLMKKLEEHVAAVAKEGGYSVVIAEGIMARVGAFLIDANGEDITGKVIAKVNGQ; encoded by the coding sequence ATGAAGAAAATCTTATTTGCGATTTGGTCGTTGATGATGCTGTCTTCTGTAGCTATGGCCCAACAAAAAGTGGCTTATATTAACGAGGATAGTGTGATCACCTCAATGCAAGAGTTCAAGACGCAGCAAAAGATTATCGAATCTTATGCTAAGCAGTTTCAAACTCAAATTGAGATGAAACAGAAGTCTATGCAGGAGAAGTACCAAACGCTTATGCAGGGACAACAAACAATGTCTCCTCAGCAGTTGGAAGAAGGACAGAAGGAGTTACAAGAACTTCAATTAGAAGTAGAACAACTTCAGCAAAGAGCTCAAGAAGGGATTGCTAAAAAGCAAAATGAAGCTATGGCACCTCTTATGAAAAAACTTGAAGAACATGTTGCTGCTGTCGCTAAAGAAGGAGGATACTCTGTGGTAATTGCAGAAGGCATAATGGCAAGAGTGGGAGCATTCTTGATCGATGCTAATGGTGAAGATATCACAGGTAAGGTGATTGCTAAAGTGAATGGTCAATAA
- a CDS encoding OmpH family outer membrane protein, whose protein sequence is MKKILFVGLCFLISLSNSYAQRFGYIDSQVIIEQLPEYNEAEQKLKKLTDKWLTQLDGMKAEIADLERAYAHEEILLTPEMKKEKLDKIADLKKEMREFQTNHFGYEGLLYSKRMEYMKPLQDKIAQACQTVARQKKLNFIFDKASDITLIYSDPKYNYTDFVLDELGEGDPEDSPR, encoded by the coding sequence ATGAAGAAAATACTCTTTGTAGGTCTGTGCTTTCTCATTAGTTTATCAAATTCATATGCCCAGCGATTTGGTTATATAGATTCTCAGGTCATTATTGAACAGCTTCCTGAATATAATGAGGCTGAACAAAAACTAAAGAAACTTACAGACAAATGGTTGACGCAATTGGATGGTATGAAAGCTGAGATTGCTGATTTGGAAAGAGCTTACGCTCATGAAGAAATCCTTTTAACTCCGGAAATGAAAAAGGAGAAATTGGATAAGATTGCAGACCTTAAAAAGGAAATGCGAGAGTTCCAAACCAATCATTTTGGTTACGAAGGATTGCTTTATTCGAAACGTATGGAATATATGAAACCCCTTCAAGATAAAATCGCTCAAGCTTGCCAAACTGTGGCTCGTCAAAAAAAGCTAAATTTTATATTTGATAAGGCTTCAGATATTACATTAATCTATTCAGATCCTAAATATAATTATACTGATTTCGTTTTAGACGAACTTGGTGAGGGAGATCCTGAGGATTCTCCAAGATAA
- a CDS encoding class I SAM-dependent methyltransferase, whose translation MKEGNVAFYQKMPLDIFKGFADQIGLAGGEDLQQVYATIQEDAVIMELGSGYGRIINSLKANNFKGKIIAVEIVDTLVDILKQNSSDDIQVVQADVCALDWEEESVDIILWMWSGILELSADDQKLAIEKAYKWLKKGGRMIIECPYNDSISKVGMLSNDKKIVVEEEWGVLNATLVEEQDVAFYSSKAGFKEYSLDTYETTTQLTRAIYTLIK comes from the coding sequence ATGAAAGAGGGTAATGTTGCTTTCTATCAAAAGATGCCTCTAGATATCTTTAAAGGTTTTGCCGATCAAATAGGTTTAGCTGGTGGAGAAGATCTGCAACAAGTATACGCTACGATCCAAGAAGATGCTGTGATCATGGAGTTGGGTTCGGGTTACGGCCGAATCATTAATTCACTTAAAGCAAATAACTTTAAAGGTAAAATTATTGCTGTTGAGATCGTTGATACATTGGTCGACATCTTAAAGCAAAATTCCTCTGATGATATTCAGGTGGTACAAGCTGATGTTTGTGCCCTAGATTGGGAAGAAGAAAGTGTAGACATCATACTTTGGATGTGGTCAGGTATTCTAGAACTTTCTGCTGATGATCAGAAATTAGCTATTGAGAAAGCTTATAAATGGTTAAAAAAAGGTGGTAGAATGATCATTGAATGTCCTTATAACGATTCGATTTCCAAGGTAGGAATGTTATCAAATGATAAAAAAATTGTCGTAGAAGAGGAGTGGGGTGTCTTAAATGCAACACTTGTAGAAGAACAAGATGTGGCTTTTTATTCATCTAAAGCGGGTTTTAAGGAGTATTCATTAGATACTTATGAAACAACAACTCAACTTACACGCGCTATCTACACTTTGATAAAGTGA
- a CDS encoding NADP-dependent isocitrate dehydrogenase, whose protein sequence is MTKAKIIYTKTDEAPALATYSFLPIVKAFTGVAGVEVETKDISLTGRILANFPEQLTDEQKIGDALTELGELAKTPEANIIKLPNISASIPQLQAAINELQAQGYNVPDFPAEPQNAEEEEIKARYAKVLGSAVNPVLREGNSDRRAPKAVKNYARKHPHSMGAWTSSSKSHVASMPANDFYGSEKSVTVDKATDVKIEFVGADGSTKVLKEKVALLDGEIIDAAVMNMKALKAFIAEQVKDAKDSGVLFSLHMKATMMKVSDPIIFGAAVEVFYKDVFEKYATLFEELGITATNGIGDVYAKIKGHDKQAEVEAALAAVYTDAPDLAMVDSDKGITNLHVPSDVIIDASMPAMIRTSGQMWNKAGQQQDTKAVIPDRSYAGVYQATIDFCKENGALDPTTMGSVANVGLMAKKAEEYGSHDKTFQMSTAGTVKVVDAAGTVLIEQAVEEGDIFRMCQVKDLPIQDWVKLAVKRARATQTPAVFWLDENRAHDAELIKKVNTYLKDYDTEGLEILIKAPVDATKFSLERIVKGLDTISVTGNVLRDYLTDLFPILELGTSAKMLSIVPLMNGGGLFETGAGGSAPKHVQQFVKEGYLRWDSLGEFLALAVSLEHLGDTFDNPKAKVLAETLDAATSKFLDNDKSPARKIGSIDNRGSHFYLALYWAQELAAQDKDAELKAKFAELAETLTSNEAKINDELIGAQGKAQEIGGYYHPEFGAASKAMRPSFTLNDALNQLV, encoded by the coding sequence ATGACAAAAGCGAAAATTATCTACACCAAAACAGACGAGGCTCCAGCTTTAGCCACTTACTCTTTCTTGCCAATCGTAAAAGCATTTACAGGCGTTGCAGGAGTTGAAGTAGAAACTAAAGACATTTCCTTGACTGGACGTATTTTAGCGAATTTCCCAGAACAATTAACTGATGAGCAAAAAATCGGTGATGCTTTAACAGAGCTTGGAGAATTAGCAAAAACTCCAGAAGCTAACATCATCAAGCTTCCAAATATTTCTGCTTCTATTCCTCAATTACAGGCGGCAATCAACGAATTACAAGCACAAGGTTATAATGTGCCTGATTTCCCAGCTGAGCCACAAAATGCAGAGGAAGAAGAGATTAAAGCACGTTATGCAAAAGTATTAGGATCTGCTGTAAACCCTGTTTTACGTGAAGGTAATTCAGATCGTAGAGCTCCTAAAGCTGTGAAGAACTATGCTCGTAAACATCCACATTCAATGGGTGCATGGACTTCTTCATCAAAATCACATGTTGCAAGTATGCCTGCAAACGATTTCTACGGTTCAGAGAAATCAGTTACAGTTGATAAAGCAACTGATGTGAAAATCGAATTTGTAGGTGCAGATGGATCTACAAAAGTATTGAAAGAAAAAGTAGCCTTATTAGACGGCGAAATTATAGATGCAGCTGTAATGAACATGAAAGCTTTAAAAGCGTTTATTGCAGAGCAAGTAAAAGATGCTAAAGATAGCGGTGTATTGTTCTCATTACACATGAAAGCGACAATGATGAAGGTTTCTGATCCTATCATTTTTGGTGCTGCTGTTGAAGTATTCTACAAAGATGTATTCGAAAAGTATGCTACTTTATTCGAAGAGTTAGGTATTACTGCTACTAACGGTATTGGTGATGTTTATGCTAAGATTAAAGGTCATGATAAGCAAGCTGAAGTAGAAGCAGCTCTTGCTGCAGTTTATACAGATGCTCCTGATTTAGCAATGGTTGATTCTGACAAAGGAATTACTAACCTACATGTTCCTTCAGATGTGATTATTGATGCTTCTATGCCAGCAATGATCCGTACTTCAGGTCAAATGTGGAACAAAGCTGGTCAACAACAAGATACTAAAGCTGTTATTCCAGATAGATCATATGCAGGTGTTTACCAAGCTACAATCGACTTCTGTAAAGAAAACGGTGCATTAGATCCAACAACTATGGGTTCTGTTGCTAACGTTGGTCTTATGGCTAAAAAAGCAGAAGAGTATGGTTCTCATGATAAAACTTTCCAAATGTCAACAGCAGGTACTGTTAAAGTTGTTGACGCAGCAGGTACAGTATTGATTGAGCAGGCAGTAGAAGAAGGTGATATCTTCAGAATGTGTCAAGTGAAAGATCTTCCAATTCAAGATTGGGTGAAGTTAGCTGTGAAGAGAGCAAGAGCAACACAAACTCCAGCTGTTTTCTGGTTAGATGAAAATAGAGCACATGATGCTGAGTTAATCAAAAAAGTAAATACTTACTTAAAAGATTATGATACTGAAGGTTTAGAAATCCTTATCAAAGCTCCAGTAGATGCTACTAAATTCTCACTTGAGCGTATCGTAAAAGGATTAGATACAATTTCAGTAACAGGTAACGTATTACGTGATTACCTAACAGATTTATTCCCAATTTTAGAATTAGGTACTTCTGCTAAAATGTTATCTATCGTACCATTAATGAATGGTGGTGGATTATTTGAAACAGGTGCAGGTGGATCAGCTCCTAAGCACGTTCAACAATTTGTGAAAGAAGGTTACTTAAGATGGGATTCATTAGGTGAGTTCTTAGCATTAGCCGTTTCATTAGAGCACTTAGGTGATACATTTGACAACCCTAAAGCGAAAGTTTTAGCGGAAACTTTAGATGCTGCAACGTCTAAGTTCTTAGATAATGATAAATCTCCAGCTCGTAAGATTGGTAGCATTGATAACAGAGGTTCTCACTTCTATTTAGCTTTATACTGGGCACAAGAATTAGCAGCTCAAGATAAAGATGCTGAACTTAAAGCGAAGTTTGCTGAGTTAGCAGAAACGTTAACAAGCAACGAAGCGAAAATCAATGATGAATTGATCGGTGCTCAAGGTAAAGCACAAGAGATTGGTGGCTACTACCATCCTGAGTTTGGTGCAGCTTCTAAAGCTATGCGTCCAAGCTTTACTTTAAATGATGCTTTAAATCAATTGGTATAA
- a CDS encoding sensor histidine kinase translates to MSFLSKYNIKQDQVWQFLLVIAYFFLTFNFFDQRFGHTYALIKAGLLIGAQIILWQVNLKFLIPSLLLKKKYLFYGAALFIITLSIATLYNRSEKRVMDSWRVEAKSERLFPFDAPEEEQNQYNRNRMRGENRAKRFFTPPKIFESLYNFILFSVVALLSTAYRMTVYSLKKENEATLLREEKVKSEMSFLKSQVNPHFLFNVLNNIYSLSFLKSDKTPDVVLQLSDMLRYMLYHTGTETVPLSKEVEYLQNFISLHLLKDDTLQERVKYDINISSHHLQIAPLLFAPFIENAFKHSHIEDEQNGWISISLETEKNNTILFNVSNSKPSRKISKDKEGGIGLENVKKRLTLQYKNKHILTINETHDRFSVTLELHTS, encoded by the coding sequence ATGAGTTTTTTGTCGAAGTATAACATCAAACAAGACCAAGTATGGCAATTCCTTTTAGTGATAGCCTACTTTTTTTTAACCTTCAACTTTTTTGATCAGAGGTTCGGACACACCTATGCACTTATCAAAGCAGGTCTTCTAATTGGAGCTCAAATCATACTATGGCAGGTCAATTTAAAATTTTTAATACCATCACTTTTACTAAAAAAGAAGTATCTATTTTATGGGGCTGCATTATTCATAATTACTTTAAGCATTGCCACCTTATACAATAGAAGCGAAAAAAGAGTAATGGATTCTTGGAGAGTTGAAGCGAAATCTGAAAGATTGTTTCCATTTGATGCTCCCGAAGAGGAACAGAATCAATACAATAGAAATCGAATGAGAGGTGAAAACAGAGCAAAAAGATTCTTTACACCTCCAAAAATTTTCGAATCACTCTACAACTTCATCTTATTTAGTGTAGTTGCATTATTAAGTACTGCCTATAGAATGACAGTATATAGTTTAAAAAAAGAAAATGAAGCAACATTATTAAGAGAAGAAAAGGTAAAATCCGAAATGAGTTTTCTAAAATCTCAAGTCAATCCTCATTTCTTATTTAATGTACTCAATAATATCTATTCATTATCCTTCTTAAAATCTGACAAAACACCTGATGTAGTACTCCAACTATCAGACATGTTACGATACATGTTGTACCATACTGGGACTGAAACTGTTCCTTTATCAAAAGAAGTTGAGTATTTGCAAAATTTCATATCATTACATTTATTGAAAGATGACACTCTACAAGAAAGAGTTAAATATGATATCAATATTTCATCACATCACTTACAAATAGCTCCACTACTCTTTGCTCCTTTCATAGAAAATGCTTTCAAACATAGTCATATCGAAGATGAGCAAAATGGATGGATCAGTATTTCATTAGAAACCGAAAAAAACAATACTATACTGTTCAATGTTTCCAATTCAAAACCTTCAAGAAAAATAAGCAAAGACAAAGAAGGCGGTATTGGTTTGGAGAATGTAAAAAAACGTCTCACCTTGCAGTATAAAAACAAACACATATTAACCATCAATGAGACCCATGATAGGTTCTCGGTTACATTAGAATTACACACATCATAA